CAGCGGCCATCTGGTACAGGCGCTTGACACCGGTGGTGGTTTCTTCGGTCACGCCCTGGATGCCAGCGAGCTGCTTGGCGTACCAGCCGGGCTGCTCGGCGTTGCGCTTCTTGATCGCGGCGAACAGGACCTTCTCTTCCTCGTTGGTCGGGTTGGCGACCAGTGCCGGGTTCTTCTCGGCCTTGGCGCCGAGGATCAGCAGCAGGGTGGCGTCGCCACCGTCGTCGAGGATCATGTTGGCGCCTTCGCCCGGCCATTCGAAGATCTTGTGGCTGTAGTCCCAGTATTCTTCGAGCGACTCGCCCTTGTAGGCGAATACGGGAATGCCGGCGGCGGCGATTGCGGCGGCGGCGTGGTCCTGCGTCGAGAAGATGTTGCACGATGCCCAGCGGACTTCGGCGCCGAGCGCGACCAGCGTCTCGATCAGCACGGCGGTCTGGATCGTCATGTGCAGCGAGCCGGTAATGCGCGCGCCCTTGAGCGGCTTGGCCTCGCCGAACTCGCGGCGCACGGCCATCAGGCCGGGCATCTCGGTTTCGGCAATGCGGATTTCCTTGCGGCCCCAGTCGGCCAGGGAAAGGTCGGCGATCTTGTAATCGGTAACGTTGGTATCAGCCACAGCGTGAACTCCTTAATCGGTAAATTCGTCCGAAATAAGAACCTTGCCGCACCTTGCGGCGGGCAAGTTCTAAAGCATGTGGCCGGGGGAGGGATGCAGACTCACCTGAAAGGCCTTGGGGGCCTTATGCATCCCGTGCCCGGCACGGGTTTTGTCAGGTGAGCGCGGTTGTTCGAATACCGAGCCTGGGGTGGCGACACCTCGCAGCGCTCCTCGGAAGTGCGGGATTATATCGCCGCCAAAAATAAAGCGCGACTTTCGCCGCGCTTTATTGGTCCTGGCCAGCGGCGCATGCGCCGACACGATCAGAACAGCTGCTTGCCGACCCACCAGCCAATGGCCGAAATGACGGCGCTTGCCGGGATGGTTAGAATCCACGCCCAGACGATGCCGCCCGCCACGCCCCAGCGTACCGCCGAGAAGCGCCGCGCGGCGCCGACACCGACGATGGCGCCGGTGATCGTGTGCGTGGTGGAGACCGGGATACCCAAGGCCGATGCGATGAACAGCGTGATCGCACCGCCGCTTTCGGCGCAGAAACCGCCGACGGGCTTCAGCTCGGTGATGCGCTGGCCCATGGTGCGCACGATACGCCAGCCGCCGAGCATGGTGCCGGCGGCAATCGCACCGTAGCAGGCAATGATCACCCACACCGGCACATCCTGCTGCGCGGTCGACATGCCCGCTGAGATCAGGATCAGCCAGATGATGCCGATGGTCTTCTGCGCATCGTTGCCGCCGTGGCCCAGGCTGTACATGCCGGCCGACAACAGCTGCAGGCGCCTGAACCAGCGGTCGACCTGGCCGGGGCGCTGGCGGAAGCAGGCCCAGGATGTGGCAATCATGATCAGCGCGCCGAGGAAGAAGCCTAGGATAGGCGACACGAAGATGAAGGTGACGGTCTTGAGGATGCCGCTCGAAATCAGCGCGCTCGGGCCCACCTTGGCCAACGCCGCCCCCACCAGGCCGCCGATCAGAGCGTGCGACGACGAGGACGGGATACCGTAGTACCAGGTGATGATGTTCCAGGCGATGGCGCCGATCAACGCGCCGAACAGCACGTACTGATCGACGATGCTCGGATCGATGGTGCCCTTGCCGATGGTGGCGGCCACCTTCAGGTGGAAAATGAAGATGGCGATGAAGTTGAAGCAGGCCGCCCACAGCACCGCATGCTGCGGCCGCAGGACGCCGGTGGACACGATGGTGGCGATCGAGTTGGCCGCATCGTGAAAGCCGTTCATGAAGTCGAATGCGAGCGCCAGCAGGACCAGCAGCACGACAACCGACAGGTGGATTTCCAAACCAGTCATGAAAACCTCACCCGGCTCAGGCGTTCTCGAGGACGATGCCCTCGACGGTATTGGCAACCGACATGCAGCGATCGGTGATGGTTTCCAGCAGCTCGTAGATGGCCTTGTGCTTGATCAGCTCGCGCACATCCTGTTCGTCGCGGAACAGGCGGGAAATCGCGCCGCGCATCACGCGGTCGGCATCGCCCTCGAGCTTGTCGATGTCCTTACAGGTCTTGAGGATGTCCTGCGCATGCTTGCCCGGCTCGTGCAGCAGGCCGACAGCGGCCCTGACGCGGTCCACCGCCGACAGGCTGATTTCGGACAGCTGCTTCATGTCCGGCGTGGCGCGGCGCACGTCGTACATGGTGATGGTCTGGGCGATGCTGTGAACCACGTCGACGATGTCGTCCATCGAGTTGATCAGCTGGTGGATTTCGTTGCGGTCGAGCGGGGTGATGAAGGTCTTGTTGAGCAGGATGACGGTATCGTGCGTCAAGCTGTCTGCCCGGTGTTCGGCGGATTCGATGGACTGAACAGTGGCCTCGATCGTGCGCGCGTCGCCGCCGAGCTGGTCCATCAGGGTAACGAGTTTCTGTGCGCCCAGAACGATCTGTTCTGCGTGGGCGTTGAAGAGGTCGAAGAACTTGCCCTCTTGAGGCATGAAGCGTGCGAACATGGCGAGGCCCAATGTTACAAAAAGGTGAAATTTTAACATGGCTGCATCGTTATGCTCTTGTGAAACGATGCCGAGCCGATTGTTTATTGGCTGATTTATAGTGTGGGATCAAGTCACTGGCAAAGAAAAACGGGGCAAACTGCCCCGTATTCCATGCTGTGTCCGGCGCCTTGATTACAGGCCGGCGTCGGCGCGCAGAGCCTCGGCCTTGTCGGTGCGTTCCCAGCTGAAATCCGGCTCTTCGCGGCCGAAGTGGCCGTAAGCCGCCGTGCGGGTATAGACCGGGCGCAGCAGGTCGAGCATCTGCACGATGCCCTTGGGGCGCAGGTCGAAGTGCTTGTTGATGAGCGCGACGATCTGGTCGTTGCTGAGCTTGGACGTGCCCCAGGTGTCGACCATGATCGACACCGGCTTCGATACGCCGATCGCGTAGCTGACCTGCACCATGCACTGCTTGGCGATGCCGGCAGCGACGATGTTCTTGGCGACATAGCGGCCGGCATAGGCGGCCGAACGGTCGACCTTGGACGGATCCTTGCCCGAGAAGGCGCCGCCGCCGTGCGGTGCTGCGCCGCCGTAGGTGTCGACGATGATCTTGCGGCCGGTCAGGCCGCAGTCGCCCATCGGGCCGCCGATGACGAAACGGCCGGTCGGGTTGATCAGGAAGCGGGTGCCCTTCAGCCACTCGGACGGGATCACCGGCTTGATGATCTCCTCGATCACGGCTTCGGACAGCTGCGCGTGGGAGATATCCGGGTGGTGCTGGGTCGAGATGACGACGGTGTCGACTTCTTCGATCTTGCCGGTCTCGTTGTCGTAACGGATGGTGACTTGCGATTTCGCATCGGGGCGCAGCCAGGGCAGGCGGCCATCCTTGCGCAACTCGCTCTGGCGTTGCATCAGTCGGTGTGCGTAATAGATCGGGGCGGGCATCAGCTGCGGGGTTTCATCGCAGGCGTAGCCGAACATCAGGCCCTGGTCGCCGGCGCCCTGGTCGAGGTCGAGGCCCTGGCCTTCGTTCACGCCCTGGGCTATGTCGGGCGACTGCTTGTCGTAGGCGACGAGCACGGCGCAGGTCTTGTAGTCGAATCCGATGTCGGAATGGTCGTAGCCGATGCGCCTGATCGTGTCGCGCGCGATCTGGATGTAATCGACGTTTGCATGCGTGGTGATTTCACCCGCCAGCACGACGAGGCCGGTATTCACCAGGGTCTCGGCGGCGACACGCGCATGCTTGTCCTGCGCCAGGATGGCGTCGAGGATGGAATCGGAAATCTGGTCGGCAACTTTGTCCGGATGGCCTTCGGAGACCGATTCGGAGGTAAACAGAAACGTGTCACTCATGATTGGCGTGTCGCTCTCACAATGTAGTTAAAGTTAGAATATTAGCTTTTGAGTTTATCACACGCTTTGATGCTGAATATGCTTCTCGCTGCGGTGGCCCGCGTGCCGCTCGTGGTTTTGCACACGTTGGGCGGCTTG
This sequence is a window from Chitinivorax sp. PXF-14. Protein-coding genes within it:
- a CDS encoding anion permease, which translates into the protein MTGLEIHLSVVVLLVLLALAFDFMNGFHDAANSIATIVSTGVLRPQHAVLWAACFNFIAIFIFHLKVAATIGKGTIDPSIVDQYVLFGALIGAIAWNIITWYYGIPSSSSHALIGGLVGAALAKVGPSALISSGILKTVTFIFVSPILGFFLGALIMIATSWACFRQRPGQVDRWFRRLQLLSAGMYSLGHGGNDAQKTIGIIWLILISAGMSTAQQDVPVWVIIACYGAIAAGTMLGGWRIVRTMGQRITELKPVGGFCAESGGAITLFIASALGIPVSTTHTITGAIVGVGAARRFSAVRWGVAGGIVWAWILTIPASAVISAIGWWVGKQLF
- the metK gene encoding methionine adenosyltransferase; translated protein: MSDTFLFTSESVSEGHPDKVADQISDSILDAILAQDKHARVAAETLVNTGLVVLAGEITTHANVDYIQIARDTIRRIGYDHSDIGFDYKTCAVLVAYDKQSPDIAQGVNEGQGLDLDQGAGDQGLMFGYACDETPQLMPAPIYYAHRLMQRQSELRKDGRLPWLRPDAKSQVTIRYDNETGKIEEVDTVVISTQHHPDISHAQLSEAVIEEIIKPVIPSEWLKGTRFLINPTGRFVIGGPMGDCGLTGRKIIVDTYGGAAPHGGGAFSGKDPSKVDRSAAYAGRYVAKNIVAAGIAKQCMVQVSYAIGVSKPVSIMVDTWGTSKLSNDQIVALINKHFDLRPKGIVQMLDLLRPVYTRTAAYGHFGREEPDFSWERTDKAEALRADAGL
- a CDS encoding DUF47 domain-containing protein, giving the protein MFARFMPQEGKFFDLFNAHAEQIVLGAQKLVTLMDQLGGDARTIEATVQSIESAEHRADSLTHDTVILLNKTFITPLDRNEIHQLINSMDDIVDVVHSIAQTITMYDVRRATPDMKQLSEISLSAVDRVRAAVGLLHEPGKHAQDILKTCKDIDKLEGDADRVMRGAISRLFRDEQDVRELIKHKAIYELLETITDRCMSVANTVEGIVLENA